The following proteins are encoded in a genomic region of Elusimicrobiota bacterium:
- a CDS encoding P-II family nitrogen regulator: MNELNLITCIVQRGKADKVVKDAIKSGAEGATIFYARGTGVRQKLGFWGKIITPEKEVILIVTKKSETNAVFDAIIKSGKLDKPGQGFAFVHTVDKAIGFL, from the coding sequence ATGAACGAATTAAATTTGATTACCTGTATTGTGCAGAGAGGTAAGGCGGATAAAGTTGTAAAAGATGCAATCAAATCAGGTGCGGAAGGTGCAACCATTTTCTACGCAAGAGGCACCGGCGTCCGTCAGAAACTGGGCTTTTGGGGAAAGATAATTACTCCCGAAAAAGAAGTGATCTTGATTGTGACAAAAAAGTCAGAAACGAATGCTGTTTTTGATGCAATTATAAAATCAGGTAAACTTGATAAACCAGGTCAGGGATTTGCATTTGTTCATACAGTAGATAAAGCAATCGGCTTTTTATGA